DNA sequence from the Parachlamydia acanthamoebae genome:
CTTGTGCCCGATTTGACCACAAATTTGAACTTAGATTGATTTCCCTCTGCAATAGAAGATAAGGGTGAATTTTTGCTGACCAATAGGCAAAGTCCTACAGAGAGATAAGGATTTGAAAAATCGATCGAAGCACTGCGCTGTTTGGTGATGGACATAGAGGAAATGATCAAGTCAATTTTGTCTGTTTTTAAGGCTGGAATGAGCCCAACAAAAGGGATGTTTTCAATTTTTACAGGACGATTTAGATAACGTCCCAATGCATACCCTATTTCGACGCTGATGCCTGCAGGCCTTCCTTCTTGATCAATCATCTCAAAAGGGGGATAAGCGAGCTCCATTCCAATCATTAATGGAGTTTCTTGAGCTCGAAGAGGGACAAAAAATATCCCAAAAATGAATAACCAAGACAGAATGCGAATGGGGCGCAGGGCAAGCATGATCTTTCCTTTCTGTTGAAGCATGTCAGCGCTGAACCTCAACAGCAGGTTGAAGCATCACGAAGAAAAGCTTAAAGGGAGAGAAGTATTTTCTCTCCCTTTTGTAATTAATCGACTTTAATAGAAACGAAGCGGGTAAATCCACCTTGCTTAATTAAGAGTAAAACAGGTTTTGAGGGATCGCTGTCTTTCAGAATTTGTTGGAATTCTGCCACAGTTGTCACCGTATTTTGATTTACAGCCACAAGAATGGCACCAGGGCGAATACCTGCAATATAGGCAGGGCTGCCGGGACGTACTTGTGTAATCAAAAGACCACCCTTGAGTCCTGAAATGCCCAACTTTTGGGCCGTCTCTGGTGTGATGTTTTCAACCTCTAGGCCAATTTTGTTGTCGGCGGCAATGAGTTGAGAAGGATGCTCAGGAAATGTTCCAACATCAATTGGAATTTCTAACGTTTTGCCTTCTCGTAAAATTGTTAAGTTCAGCTTTGTCCCTGGTTTCATAAAGGAAACAGCTTTACGTAAAGCTGAAATATGTGCGACGGGATGGTTGTCATATTTTAAGACAATATCGCCCTGACGCAACCCCGCTTTTTCTGCAGGGGATCCTTTAGAAATATCTGAGATTAAGGCACCTTCCATTTTGGTCAAACCAAAAGCTTGGGCGAGATTTTGATCAATCTTTTGCAAGGTGACGCCAATAAAGCCTCTTGTGGCTGAACCGCTCGAAATTAATTGATCCATAATATTTTGGGCGATGTTGCTTGGGATGGCAAAGCCGATGCCCATATAGCCCCCTTGATTGCTGACGATGGCTGTGTTGATTCCGACAACCTCCCCTTTCATATCTAAAAGAGGCCCACCAGAGTTACCTCGGTTAATAGCTGCATCTGTTTGAATGAAGTCTTCAATTGTTGCAATGTCTAGGTTATCCCGTCCTGTGGCGCTGATCACCCCGACTGTTAATGATGCTTGCAATCCCAGCGGATTTCCAATAGCAATGGCCCATTGACCTGGCTGCAATTCATCTGAATCGGCCAGTTTAAGATAGGGTAGACTTTCAGCTTCAATCTTTAGAACGGCAATATCGGTATTTTTGTCTTTACCAACAACTTTTGCGGGAAATTCACGCCCATCAACCAACATGGCCGTAATTTCCTTGGCGTCTGTAATCACGTGGTTATTTGTTAAAATATACCCATTATCAGAGACAATAAATCCAGAGGCTTGACCTACTTGATCTTGAGAAGATTTTTTCTCGTTCGATTTAGGTAATCCGAAGAATTGTTGCCAAAAGTTTTCATTAAATAAGTCTGTTTCATCTCGCTCTGATTTCTGAAAGGGAGATGAAGGTGCGATTTTGACGCGGATCGATACTACCGCTGGTGTTGCTTTTTTGGCCACATCCACAAAATCGAGAGCCATAATTTTGGGGCTTTCATGCTGCTGCTGAATTTCCGTCGTTGTGGCGGAAAAAGCAGGATGAACATACAGGGAAAAAGTCGTTAAAAGAAGACTGCAGAAAATTTTTTCAAATTGTGTAAAGGAAGATTTAAAATTCATAGCGCTGTTTGCTCCTATTGATTTTTATTTCTTTAAGAAATCATGATTCTATCTATTGATGGAAATTCATGCAATGCTCAAGCTTACGTGCAATCTATCTATTTTAATGGAATTTCTATGATTAAAATTCGCACGAGTATTGACCCTGCATTTAAACGAAAAAAATTACTGAGAGGCACCTTGATTGCCGGTTGCGGAGCCTTGATTTTATTTGCAGGTATGTTTCTTCCGCCCCTTCAGTTAGGCAAATGGGGATTGTGGATATTTCTTGTGGGAACTTTGTTGATAGCTTTAGGATTACTTCCTTATCGAAGACTGACTCTTTTAGAAACGACTCCTAATGAGCTGATACTTGAACAAGATGCTCTCTACTTTAATCAACGAGGTCATCCAGCTTTAATGATTCCGCTTGAAAGTGTGGAAAAATTGACCTGTGGTAAAGAAAGAGATCAGATCGGGTTATTTGTTTCTTTAAAGCGACCACTCCCTCAAAAGGTGCAGCTTTTATCAAATCGTTTAGATAATGAAAGTTGTCAGTGGGTAGGGAATACAAGTGCTATTTTTTTCCCTCATTTTAGCCGACGCTCCTGTAATTATTTGATCGAAGAGTTTCAGGAAATACACTCTTTAGATGAAGATGAATAAAAGTCTGCATTCAGCTGCATCTGACTCTTCCACTTAAAGATTTTTTCGTTTATAATTTTTACAGTTATAAATCTTTACACCTTCATTTACTTAAACTTATGAAAAACAACATCCTTTTTCAAGTATTTGGATCTATCTTTTTAGCTGTGATTGCTGGACTTATGACAGGCCCAGACCGAGCGATTTTTGGCGTGACATATCTTCAGTTGTTTACTTTGATTGGTCAACTTTTTTTGAATGCCCTGACTTTAGTTGTCGTTCCTCTTGTTGCCTCTTCCATTATCATCGGAACAGCTCGATTGGGTTCAGAAGGATCTTTTGGGAAATTGGGAGTTAAAACGTTTGGTTACTTCATGACAACAAGTTTGTTAGCGATTGTAACTGGTTGGTTATTAATGATGGCTTTCAGCCCGGGAAGTTTGCAAGAAAGTCCTGCCGCCTTGGTTTCTGTTGCCGAGAAAGCACGCTTAGTCGCATTGGAGCAGCAAACCCAAGGGAACGTTTTTAGCACAATTGAGCAAATTCTATTTAAAATTGTGCCTTCGAATATCTTAGCTGTGGCTTCTCAAGGTCAAATGCTTGGATTGATTTTTTTCAGTTTGTTGTTTGGATTCTTCAGTGCAAAAATTGAGCCTGAAGCAGCGTCGATTGTGCAAGGATTTTGGAGAGGAATTTTCCAGATTATGATGAAAATGACGCAAATGGTCATGAAGGCTTTGCCCATCGGCGTTTTTGGATTGGTGGCAAAAGTTGTGGCTAGCACAGGTTTAGATTCTGTAAAACCTGTTGGGATGTTTTTTTTAGTTGTGATCCTCGGGTTATTGATTCACGGATTGATTATCCTTCCGCTTATGTTACGTTTTATTGGGGGCGTAAATCCTTTCCTGCATTTTCGCGCCATTGCTCCCGCTTTATTAACGGCTTTTTCAACGAGCTCTACTGCCGCAACATTGCCAATTACGATTGACTGTGTGGAAAAACGTGCGGGTGTTTCTAACCGAATCTGTAGTTTTACAATTCCTTTAGCAAGTTCTGTCAATCTTTCCGGATCAGCCTTGTATGTATGCTGTGCGGTCCTTTTTTCTGCGCAAGTTTATGGGATTCATTTAAGCTTTGTTACTCAGCTATTAGTTGTTTTGATGACCTTGCTGACCTCCCTAGGAGTGGCAGGAATTCCTTCAGCTAGTTTGATCTCTGTGTTGATGATTTTACAGACCCTTGGATTACCTGCGGATGCCATTGGAATGATTCTAGCCGTTGAACGATTGCTGGACATGAGCCGCTCTGTCGTGAACGTATTTGGCAATACCTGCTGCGCCGTTTTGGTAGCCCGTTCTGAAGGAGAAGCAACAGATTTAATTAAACATCTTAAAACCTCGATTTCGGCGTGATTCCTATGTCATCTCAAAAAACTGTTGTCGTTGGAATGTCAGGAGGGGTAGACTCCTCGGTTTCTGCTCTTCTTCTGAAAGAACAAGGCTACAATGTCATTGGCATGTTTATGAAGAATTGGGATGAAACAGATGAAAATGGCGTTTGCCCAGCTACACGTGATTTTGAAGATGTTGTCAGAGTATGTGACCAAATTTCCATTCCTTACTACTCTGTGAATTTTGTTAAAGAGTATTGGGATAACGTTTTTTCCCATTTTATCGAAGAACTCAAGCAAGGGCATACTCCTAATCCGGATATCCTATGTAATCGGGAAATCAAGTTTAAAGTCATGCTGGATAAAGCTCTTCAATTAGGGGCTGATTTCCTCGCAACAGGGCATTATTGTCGCAATTATCTCGCCGAGAGCCATACCCAGTTGCTCAAGGGGCTAGATCCTGGCAAAGATCAAAGCTATTTTTTGTATGCGATTTCTCAACGTGCATTGCATCGTGCTTTATTTCCAATTGGAAATTTACAGAAAAGTGAGGTACGGGAGATTGCGCGAAAACATGGACTTTCCACTTCAGAAAAAAAAGATAGTACGGGTATCTGTTTTATTGGTAAAAGAGACTTTAAACAGTTTTTAGGGCAATATCTGTCTTTTCAAAAAGGGAACTTTGAAAATGTTAAAGGAGATGTTGTAGGACAACACGATGGAGTTGCTTACTATACCATTGGACAACGCAAAGGTTTAGGCATTGGAGGCCAAGGGGATGCTTGGTTTGTCGTTGGGAAAGATGTGGAGCGAAATGTTGTGGTGATTGATCAAGGAACCCACCATCCCGCCCTTTATGCCAGCACTTTGACGGCGACCGATTTACACTGGCATTCTCCGGAACTCCCTAAAACGCCTTTTACTTGCCGAGCGAAGATTCGCTATCGACAGACTGATCAAGATTGCGTGATTGAAAAAATGAGCGAAGGTAGAGTCGAGGTTCGTTTTCCGATTCCTCAGCGTGCGATTACTCCGAGGCAGTCGATTGTTTTTTATGACGAACATGTTTGTTTAGGTGGAGCGATCATCGAAAGGGCTGGACCTACCTTGCACGAGCTAGGCTTAAGCGTCCCTATCCAAAGCGAATCTTTCTAAATTTGCCGCTCCAATTGCTTAGAGCGGCAAATTCTAAAACTAGCGACTGGCTTCGACGAGTTTTTGAGTTGTGACTTCATAAACAAGCTCTAGAGACTATTTTGGACTACGATCTCTATCTAGCCAATTAATGGTTCTTTGCAAATCATTAATCACATCCATGCAAAGACCTTCGTTTTCTCGATTGGTGATTCTGTGCACAAGCTATACTAAACGTGGACAAAAGGCTATGAATGAAGCGGTTTTTTTTCTTCAGTTTTTACTGAGTTTTAATGATCTTTAATAATCAGGGCTTGGGTAGCTTTGCAGAAATTTAATTCCCAATATCTTGAGAAGATCTGTATAAGTTACCCACCCGATCAAATGGTCAATGAGAGGGATTCCTTTTAGGGTTCCCACATAGCTGACATTCGAAGTTTGGGAAAAAATTCCTTTAATATAGCCTACAGGGTCAAATAAAGACACTCCATCTCGCTTGCTAACGTAGTTGAGGACATTTTCAAAACCTTGATTAG
Encoded proteins:
- a CDS encoding dicarboxylate/amino acid:cation symporter, producing the protein MKNNILFQVFGSIFLAVIAGLMTGPDRAIFGVTYLQLFTLIGQLFLNALTLVVVPLVASSIIIGTARLGSEGSFGKLGVKTFGYFMTTSLLAIVTGWLLMMAFSPGSLQESPAALVSVAEKARLVALEQQTQGNVFSTIEQILFKIVPSNILAVASQGQMLGLIFFSLLFGFFSAKIEPEAASIVQGFWRGIFQIMMKMTQMVMKALPIGVFGLVAKVVASTGLDSVKPVGMFFLVVILGLLIHGLIILPLMLRFIGGVNPFLHFRAIAPALLTAFSTSSTAATLPITIDCVEKRAGVSNRICSFTIPLASSVNLSGSALYVCCAVLFSAQVYGIHLSFVTQLLVVLMTLLTSLGVAGIPSASLISVLMILQTLGLPADAIGMILAVERLLDMSRSVVNVFGNTCCAVLVARSEGEATDLIKHLKTSISA
- the mnmA gene encoding tRNA 2-thiouridine(34) synthase MnmA, translating into MSSQKTVVVGMSGGVDSSVSALLLKEQGYNVIGMFMKNWDETDENGVCPATRDFEDVVRVCDQISIPYYSVNFVKEYWDNVFSHFIEELKQGHTPNPDILCNREIKFKVMLDKALQLGADFLATGHYCRNYLAESHTQLLKGLDPGKDQSYFLYAISQRALHRALFPIGNLQKSEVREIARKHGLSTSEKKDSTGICFIGKRDFKQFLGQYLSFQKGNFENVKGDVVGQHDGVAYYTIGQRKGLGIGGQGDAWFVVGKDVERNVVVIDQGTHHPALYASTLTATDLHWHSPELPKTPFTCRAKIRYRQTDQDCVIEKMSEGRVEVRFPIPQRAITPRQSIVFYDEHVCLGGAIIERAGPTLHELGLSVPIQSESF
- a CDS encoding transporter substrate-binding domain-containing protein; the protein is MLQQKGKIMLALRPIRILSWLFIFGIFFVPLRAQETPLMIGMELAYPPFEMIDQEGRPAGISVEIGYALGRYLNRPVKIENIPFVGLIPALKTDKIDLIISSMSITKQRSASIDFSNPYLSVGLCLLVSKNSPLSSIAEGNQSKFKFVVKSGTSGEVYARKHLSQAQVVVLDKETSCVMEVVQGKADAFIYDQLSVFQNWKKNPNTTRALLHPFTQEDWGIGIKKGNTALLEQVNQFLKEFKKEGGIKKLGRLFLGPQMAAFEEMGIPFFM
- a CDS encoding DegQ family serine endoprotease, with the translated sequence MNFKSSFTQFEKIFCSLLLTTFSLYVHPAFSATTTEIQQQHESPKIMALDFVDVAKKATPAVVSIRVKIAPSSPFQKSERDETDLFNENFWQQFFGLPKSNEKKSSQDQVGQASGFIVSDNGYILTNNHVITDAKEITAMLVDGREFPAKVVGKDKNTDIAVLKIEAESLPYLKLADSDELQPGQWAIAIGNPLGLQASLTVGVISATGRDNLDIATIEDFIQTDAAINRGNSGGPLLDMKGEVVGINTAIVSNQGGYMGIGFAIPSNIAQNIMDQLISSGSATRGFIGVTLQKIDQNLAQAFGLTKMEGALISDISKGSPAEKAGLRQGDIVLKYDNHPVAHISALRKAVSFMKPGTKLNLTILREGKTLEIPIDVGTFPEHPSQLIAADNKIGLEVENITPETAQKLGISGLKGGLLITQVRPGSPAYIAGIRPGAILVAVNQNTVTTVAEFQQILKDSDPSKPVLLLIKQGGFTRFVSIKVD